A genomic window from Glycine max cultivar Williams 82 chromosome 17, Glycine_max_v4.0, whole genome shotgun sequence includes:
- the LOC100788396 gene encoding nicotinamide/nicotinic acid mononucleotide adenylyltransferase isoform X4, whose product MCSKYSFHFIHRLIAHVPHPRLLLRGALLLRHPTHPVGTNLEFIRKEDKDEIHVMDVPLPLDKLALDLIDNEPSPANMSNSRIYVILVATGSFNPPTFMHLRMFELARDALNSDGYCVIGGYLSPVNDAYKKKGLISAEHRIQLCHFACKSSDFIMVDPWEASQSTYQRTLTVLSRVHNSVCETGLVSQESLKVMLLCGSDLLHSFSIPGFWIPDQVKTICKDYGVVCIPREGQDVEKTIFKDDILNENKDNIKVVNELVPNQISSTRVRDCIARGLSIKYLTADEVIDYIREQQLYLN is encoded by the exons ATGTGTAGTAAgtattcttttcatttcattcatcgTCTTATTGCGCACGTCCCCCATCCTCGGCTTCTCCTTCGTGGAGCACTCTTACTCCGTCACCCAACACATCCAG TAGGGACTAATTTGGAATTTATTAGAAAGGAAGACAAGGATGAGATTCAT GTCATGGATGTTCCACTGCCACTGGATAAATTGGCTTTAGATTTGATTGATAATGAGCCCTCCCCTGCAAACATGAGCAA CAGCAGGATATATGTAATTCTGGTGGCAACTGGAAGCTTTAATCCACCTACTTTCATGCATTTACGCATGTTTG AGCTTGCAAGAGATGCATTGAATTCAGATGGCTACTGTGTAATTGGAGGTTACTTGTCTCCTGTGAATGATGCATACAAGAAAAAG ggcctaatatctgcTGAACATCGAATACAATTATGTCATTTCGCCTGCAAAAGTTCAGATTTTATAATGGTTGATCCATGGGAG GCAAGTCAGAGCACATATCAACGCACTTTAACTGTTCTCTCCAGAGTCCACAATTCAGTTTGTGAGACAGGGTTGGTATCTCAAG AATCCCTCAAGGTCATGCTTCTTTGTGGTTCTGATCTCCTTCATTCTTTTAGCATTCCTGGATTCTGGATTCCTGACCAG GTTAAAACTATATGCAAAGATTATGGAGTAGTCTGCATTCCCAGGGAAGGACAAGATGTTGAGAAGACTATATTTAAAGATGACATTCTGAATGAGAATAAG gataatATCAAAGTTGTGAATGAACTTGTTCCAAATCAAATCAGCTCAACCAGAGTAAG GGATTGCATTGCAAGAGGACTATCTATAAAATACCTTACCGCGGATGAAGTGATTGATTATATCAGAGAGCAACAATTATACTTGAACTAA
- the LOC100788396 gene encoding nicotinamide/nicotinic acid mononucleotide adenylyltransferase isoform X3, whose product MHLIEWTLSMLREVWYGHGVLKFDVFVFNALVLINCMCSKYSFHFIHRLIAHVPHPRLLLRGALLLRHPTHPVGTNLEFIRKEDKDEIHVMDVPLPLDKLALDLIDNEPSPANMSNRIYVILVATGSFNPPTFMHLRMFELARDALNSDGYCVIGGYLSPVNDAYKKKGLISAEHRIQLCHFACKSSDFIMVDPWEASQSTYQRTLTVLSRVHNSVCETGLVSQESLKVMLLCGSDLLHSFSIPGFWIPDQVKTICKDYGVVCIPREGQDVEKTIFKDDILNENKDNIKVVNELVPNQISSTRVRDCIARGLSIKYLTADEVIDYIREQQLYLN is encoded by the exons ATGCACCTTATTGAATGGACCCTTTCAATGTTGCGTGAAGTATGGTATGGGCATGGAGTATTGAAATTTGACGTCTTCGTGTTCAACGCACTTGTTCTCATCAATTGTATGTGTAGTAAgtattcttttcatttcattcatcgTCTTATTGCGCACGTCCCCCATCCTCGGCTTCTCCTTCGTGGAGCACTCTTACTCCGTCACCCAACACATCCAG TAGGGACTAATTTGGAATTTATTAGAAAGGAAGACAAGGATGAGATTCAT GTCATGGATGTTCCACTGCCACTGGATAAATTGGCTTTAGATTTGATTGATAATGAGCCCTCCCCTGCAAACATGAGCAA CAGGATATATGTAATTCTGGTGGCAACTGGAAGCTTTAATCCACCTACTTTCATGCATTTACGCATGTTTG AGCTTGCAAGAGATGCATTGAATTCAGATGGCTACTGTGTAATTGGAGGTTACTTGTCTCCTGTGAATGATGCATACAAGAAAAAG ggcctaatatctgcTGAACATCGAATACAATTATGTCATTTCGCCTGCAAAAGTTCAGATTTTATAATGGTTGATCCATGGGAG GCAAGTCAGAGCACATATCAACGCACTTTAACTGTTCTCTCCAGAGTCCACAATTCAGTTTGTGAGACAGGGTTGGTATCTCAAG AATCCCTCAAGGTCATGCTTCTTTGTGGTTCTGATCTCCTTCATTCTTTTAGCATTCCTGGATTCTGGATTCCTGACCAG GTTAAAACTATATGCAAAGATTATGGAGTAGTCTGCATTCCCAGGGAAGGACAAGATGTTGAGAAGACTATATTTAAAGATGACATTCTGAATGAGAATAAG gataatATCAAAGTTGTGAATGAACTTGTTCCAAATCAAATCAGCTCAACCAGAGTAAG GGATTGCATTGCAAGAGGACTATCTATAAAATACCTTACCGCGGATGAAGTGATTGATTATATCAGAGAGCAACAATTATACTTGAACTAA
- the LOC100788396 gene encoding nicotinamide/nicotinic acid mononucleotide adenylyltransferase isoform X1 — translation MHLIEWTLSMLREVWYGHGVLKFDVFVFNALVLINCMCSKYSFHFIHRLIAHVPHPRLLLRGALLLRHPTHPVGTNLEFIRKEDKDEIHVMDVPLPLDKLALDLIDNEPSPANMSNSRIYVILVATGSFNPPTFMHLRMFELARDALNSDGYCVIGGYLSPVNDAYKKKGLISAEHRIQLCHFACKSSDFIMVDPWEASQSTYQRTLTVLSRVHNSVCETGLVSQESLKVMLLCGSDLLHSFSIPGFWIPDQVKTICKDYGVVCIPREGQDVEKTIFKDDILNENKDNIKVVNELVPNQISSTRVRDCIARGLSIKYLTADEVIDYIREQQLYLN, via the exons ATGCACCTTATTGAATGGACCCTTTCAATGTTGCGTGAAGTATGGTATGGGCATGGAGTATTGAAATTTGACGTCTTCGTGTTCAACGCACTTGTTCTCATCAATTGTATGTGTAGTAAgtattcttttcatttcattcatcgTCTTATTGCGCACGTCCCCCATCCTCGGCTTCTCCTTCGTGGAGCACTCTTACTCCGTCACCCAACACATCCAG TAGGGACTAATTTGGAATTTATTAGAAAGGAAGACAAGGATGAGATTCAT GTCATGGATGTTCCACTGCCACTGGATAAATTGGCTTTAGATTTGATTGATAATGAGCCCTCCCCTGCAAACATGAGCAA CAGCAGGATATATGTAATTCTGGTGGCAACTGGAAGCTTTAATCCACCTACTTTCATGCATTTACGCATGTTTG AGCTTGCAAGAGATGCATTGAATTCAGATGGCTACTGTGTAATTGGAGGTTACTTGTCTCCTGTGAATGATGCATACAAGAAAAAG ggcctaatatctgcTGAACATCGAATACAATTATGTCATTTCGCCTGCAAAAGTTCAGATTTTATAATGGTTGATCCATGGGAG GCAAGTCAGAGCACATATCAACGCACTTTAACTGTTCTCTCCAGAGTCCACAATTCAGTTTGTGAGACAGGGTTGGTATCTCAAG AATCCCTCAAGGTCATGCTTCTTTGTGGTTCTGATCTCCTTCATTCTTTTAGCATTCCTGGATTCTGGATTCCTGACCAG GTTAAAACTATATGCAAAGATTATGGAGTAGTCTGCATTCCCAGGGAAGGACAAGATGTTGAGAAGACTATATTTAAAGATGACATTCTGAATGAGAATAAG gataatATCAAAGTTGTGAATGAACTTGTTCCAAATCAAATCAGCTCAACCAGAGTAAG GGATTGCATTGCAAGAGGACTATCTATAAAATACCTTACCGCGGATGAAGTGATTGATTATATCAGAGAGCAACAATTATACTTGAACTAA
- the LOC100788396 gene encoding nicotinamide/nicotinic acid mononucleotide adenylyltransferase isoform X2, which produces MHLIEWTLSMLREVWYGHGVLKFDVFVFNALVLINCMCSKYSFHFIHRLIAHVPHPRLLLRGALLLRHPTHPGTNLEFIRKEDKDEIHVMDVPLPLDKLALDLIDNEPSPANMSNSRIYVILVATGSFNPPTFMHLRMFELARDALNSDGYCVIGGYLSPVNDAYKKKGLISAEHRIQLCHFACKSSDFIMVDPWEASQSTYQRTLTVLSRVHNSVCETGLVSQESLKVMLLCGSDLLHSFSIPGFWIPDQVKTICKDYGVVCIPREGQDVEKTIFKDDILNENKDNIKVVNELVPNQISSTRVRDCIARGLSIKYLTADEVIDYIREQQLYLN; this is translated from the exons ATGCACCTTATTGAATGGACCCTTTCAATGTTGCGTGAAGTATGGTATGGGCATGGAGTATTGAAATTTGACGTCTTCGTGTTCAACGCACTTGTTCTCATCAATTGTATGTGTAGTAAgtattcttttcatttcattcatcgTCTTATTGCGCACGTCCCCCATCCTCGGCTTCTCCTTCGTGGAGCACTCTTACTCCGTCACCCAACACATCCAG GGACTAATTTGGAATTTATTAGAAAGGAAGACAAGGATGAGATTCAT GTCATGGATGTTCCACTGCCACTGGATAAATTGGCTTTAGATTTGATTGATAATGAGCCCTCCCCTGCAAACATGAGCAA CAGCAGGATATATGTAATTCTGGTGGCAACTGGAAGCTTTAATCCACCTACTTTCATGCATTTACGCATGTTTG AGCTTGCAAGAGATGCATTGAATTCAGATGGCTACTGTGTAATTGGAGGTTACTTGTCTCCTGTGAATGATGCATACAAGAAAAAG ggcctaatatctgcTGAACATCGAATACAATTATGTCATTTCGCCTGCAAAAGTTCAGATTTTATAATGGTTGATCCATGGGAG GCAAGTCAGAGCACATATCAACGCACTTTAACTGTTCTCTCCAGAGTCCACAATTCAGTTTGTGAGACAGGGTTGGTATCTCAAG AATCCCTCAAGGTCATGCTTCTTTGTGGTTCTGATCTCCTTCATTCTTTTAGCATTCCTGGATTCTGGATTCCTGACCAG GTTAAAACTATATGCAAAGATTATGGAGTAGTCTGCATTCCCAGGGAAGGACAAGATGTTGAGAAGACTATATTTAAAGATGACATTCTGAATGAGAATAAG gataatATCAAAGTTGTGAATGAACTTGTTCCAAATCAAATCAGCTCAACCAGAGTAAG GGATTGCATTGCAAGAGGACTATCTATAAAATACCTTACCGCGGATGAAGTGATTGATTATATCAGAGAGCAACAATTATACTTGAACTAA
- the LOC100788396 gene encoding nicotinamide/nicotinic acid mononucleotide adenylyltransferase isoform X6 codes for MDVPLPLDKLALDLIDNEPSPANMSNRIYVILVATGSFNPPTFMHLRMFELARDALNSDGYCVIGGYLSPVNDAYKKKGLISAEHRIQLCHFACKSSDFIMVDPWEASQSTYQRTLTVLSRVHNSVCETGLVSQESLKVMLLCGSDLLHSFSIPGFWIPDQVKTICKDYGVVCIPREGQDVEKTIFKDDILNENKDNIKVVNELVPNQISSTRVRDCIARGLSIKYLTADEVIDYIREQQLYLN; via the exons ATGGATGTTCCACTGCCACTGGATAAATTGGCTTTAGATTTGATTGATAATGAGCCCTCCCCTGCAAACATGAGCAA CAGGATATATGTAATTCTGGTGGCAACTGGAAGCTTTAATCCACCTACTTTCATGCATTTACGCATGTTTG AGCTTGCAAGAGATGCATTGAATTCAGATGGCTACTGTGTAATTGGAGGTTACTTGTCTCCTGTGAATGATGCATACAAGAAAAAG ggcctaatatctgcTGAACATCGAATACAATTATGTCATTTCGCCTGCAAAAGTTCAGATTTTATAATGGTTGATCCATGGGAG GCAAGTCAGAGCACATATCAACGCACTTTAACTGTTCTCTCCAGAGTCCACAATTCAGTTTGTGAGACAGGGTTGGTATCTCAAG AATCCCTCAAGGTCATGCTTCTTTGTGGTTCTGATCTCCTTCATTCTTTTAGCATTCCTGGATTCTGGATTCCTGACCAG GTTAAAACTATATGCAAAGATTATGGAGTAGTCTGCATTCCCAGGGAAGGACAAGATGTTGAGAAGACTATATTTAAAGATGACATTCTGAATGAGAATAAG gataatATCAAAGTTGTGAATGAACTTGTTCCAAATCAAATCAGCTCAACCAGAGTAAG GGATTGCATTGCAAGAGGACTATCTATAAAATACCTTACCGCGGATGAAGTGATTGATTATATCAGAGAGCAACAATTATACTTGAACTAA
- the LOC100788396 gene encoding nicotinamide/nicotinic acid mononucleotide adenylyltransferase isoform X5, whose protein sequence is MDVPLPLDKLALDLIDNEPSPANMSNSRIYVILVATGSFNPPTFMHLRMFELARDALNSDGYCVIGGYLSPVNDAYKKKGLISAEHRIQLCHFACKSSDFIMVDPWEASQSTYQRTLTVLSRVHNSVCETGLVSQESLKVMLLCGSDLLHSFSIPGFWIPDQVKTICKDYGVVCIPREGQDVEKTIFKDDILNENKDNIKVVNELVPNQISSTRVRDCIARGLSIKYLTADEVIDYIREQQLYLN, encoded by the exons ATGGATGTTCCACTGCCACTGGATAAATTGGCTTTAGATTTGATTGATAATGAGCCCTCCCCTGCAAACATGAGCAA CAGCAGGATATATGTAATTCTGGTGGCAACTGGAAGCTTTAATCCACCTACTTTCATGCATTTACGCATGTTTG AGCTTGCAAGAGATGCATTGAATTCAGATGGCTACTGTGTAATTGGAGGTTACTTGTCTCCTGTGAATGATGCATACAAGAAAAAG ggcctaatatctgcTGAACATCGAATACAATTATGTCATTTCGCCTGCAAAAGTTCAGATTTTATAATGGTTGATCCATGGGAG GCAAGTCAGAGCACATATCAACGCACTTTAACTGTTCTCTCCAGAGTCCACAATTCAGTTTGTGAGACAGGGTTGGTATCTCAAG AATCCCTCAAGGTCATGCTTCTTTGTGGTTCTGATCTCCTTCATTCTTTTAGCATTCCTGGATTCTGGATTCCTGACCAG GTTAAAACTATATGCAAAGATTATGGAGTAGTCTGCATTCCCAGGGAAGGACAAGATGTTGAGAAGACTATATTTAAAGATGACATTCTGAATGAGAATAAG gataatATCAAAGTTGTGAATGAACTTGTTCCAAATCAAATCAGCTCAACCAGAGTAAG GGATTGCATTGCAAGAGGACTATCTATAAAATACCTTACCGCGGATGAAGTGATTGATTATATCAGAGAGCAACAATTATACTTGAACTAA